From Alloacidobacterium dinghuense:
TGAGCGCCGCAAAGATGAAGTGGGAGCCAACTGCGACTGCCTCATCCTCAGCATCACCGAGCAAGGCTTCGGCAAGCGCACGGATGTAGACGAATATCGCCTGCAGACCCGTGGCGGCAAGGGCGTCATTAACGTCAAAACGACGGCGCGCAACGGCAAGGTTTCGTCGATCCAACTAGTCGATGAGACTTCGGAGCTGATGGTCATCAGTCAGTACGGCAAGATCATCCGCATCGATACCAAGACCATCCGCGCAGCCGGACGCTCCACGCAAGGCGTCAAGCTTCTGAACCTTGAAGAAGATGACAAGGTGGCGGCGGCGGTCGTCATTCCGCCGGAAGAAGCCAAGCAGGAAGCGGAAAACGGTACGCTGCTGCAGTAACAAGTACCAAATAAAAAAGAGCGAAGAGGGTGTCGAGGGTTGGATCGACGCCTCTTCGCATTTGGGAGACTTATTCGCGCTGGGTCCTGGTCTCGGCGTAGACCATTGCCATGTCGGGCCGAGCATTGCCGTTTGCAAGTTGTCGTTCCCGCTTCGTGACATGCAGTGTCGCCGTGGTCCTCCCAGCACTGTTATCGATCTGGTGCAGCACGTATTCCGTGTTATAGCGATTGAAGATCAATCGCGCCCGGCCTGGACGAGCCTGGGCCTGATCCATCGTGACGGCAAAATCCGCGTAAATCAGGTAGTGCCCGGCAGGCAGGTGGGTATTTTCAACAGTGAAGGCAAAAGGAATATTGACGGACAAGAGCGCGCGCTCCTCGATCTGAGCCTGCAGAGCCTGGAGAGGCATCAACCATACTAGTGCAAGTAATATGCGAAAGGCTTTCACGGAATCCTCCTCGGACGTGCCTTGAAAGCATCTTGCTTATGTCTCGAATTCGCGCGATCTGGATTGGGCGAACCGCCATCTTTCGCTGGCTAGCCGCATGATGCGCCGTGATAGTGAAAAAAACTGCGGCACCTGGACTCTGCAACGAAACGCTTGCGGTGGTAGTCTCAACAACAAGCCGTTATGTTTCGCCGCTTGTTTTCCATCGCAGTCCTCGCCGCAGTCTCCACTTGTAATTGTGCAGCGGGGCCTCCTGGGGTCCCGTTTCCACCTGACAAGCTCCCGCCACCCCCGATTTTGCCTGCTGACTTCGCAGGATGGCGCCAGGCAGTCGCTCCACAGCGAAGCACCGCACCCGAAGCAGCCGACCAGGCCAATGCCGCAGTGCTGCACGAATACGGCTTCGCGGAATTCGCTGCAGCGAACTACACGCAACCCGACAACAAACTGAACGTGCGCGCCATCCGTTTCCAGGATGCAACCGGCGCATACGGAGCTTTCACTTTTTACCGACGTCCGGGCATGTTGAAGGAAGACATCGGCAGCGATGGAGCATTCGATGGTGCCCACGTTCTTTTCTGGACCGGAACCATTGTGATCGATGCAACCTTCGATCACCTGACCGCCATGTCCGCCGCACAACTGCGTGAACTGGCAAACGATCTTCCAAAAACCAGCGGCCCCACATCAGTCGCGCCGCCACTTCCAAAATATCTGCCCATCACATCGCTTAATCCAAATACGGTGCACTACGCTGTTGGCCCAGTGGCGTATGCGCGCAGCGGAGGGGTCCTGCCCCCAAATGTGATTGACTTCGACCGAGAAGCCGAAGCGGTAACGGCGAATTACACCACACAGAGCAGCGATGGCACGCTGACGCTTCTCATGTATCCCACGCCGCAGATGGCGATCCATCAGCAGCAGACGATACAGACGCTGCTGAAAACCGGGAACTCACCACAAGCCGCATGGCCGCAAGCACTCGCGGACAGCAATGAAGCGAGCCTGCTGGTTCGCCGCAGTGGGCCGCTCATCGCCATCACCAGTGGAAGCTTCTCTGTCGACGAAGCACGTAAGCTGCTGAACTCCATCAATTACAGCGCCGACATCACCTGGAACCATCCCGAAGGATACGTCAGTGAAGCCTCGAAGACAGCGCGCCTCTTGCTGGGCATCGCCTATCTCACAGGAATTCTCGGGGCGGCAGCCATCATCTTAGGTCTGTTCTTCGGGGGTGGGCGCGCCGCACTTCGACGATTGCGCGGCAAGCCAATTTCCACCCTGAACGATGAGGAGTTCATCAGCCTGAAGCTGCGATAAATGCGAAGAAGAACGGATTTGCACCAAACGCAGTGCAGAACTAATTTAAGTATCAGAAATTAAACCCGTTACAGATCAAGACCTCGCTCATGGCGAACAGAGGGCGAAATTCTGTGAATTTCCGACTGAAACAGGACGAGTTCTGTAACCTATTCATTTTTAATGGATTATATTGCTCCTGATTTTGCCTTGACACCCCTTTGGTGCACCCATAGTATTTCGCCAGAAAGTTCTGATGGCTTTGCCTCCGTTGGAACTATTCTCCCTAAAGAAGGAAGCCGCCCTGTTGCCGGGCGGCTTCTTTCATTCTCAGGCCTCAATTTTTGACGTTCGAACTGACACTGTCCAGGTGCCCACACGAATTCAATCACGACCCGACATCTTGCTCCCGATATCCCTCTTGCTCGTTATTCTGCTGTATCCCCTCCTGGATCAGGGCGACCTGCGGAGAATGTTCCTCAGTGCATTGATGTTCGTGCCCGTCATTCTGTCGACAGTGAAGTTATCGCAAACAAAGCGATGGATGAGGGTATCGGTTCTTTTGATGCTCGGCGTCCTGGCCTTGGGCGTGGCAAGTGTGATCTGGCCGAATCGAACTCTACTCGGAATCAAATGGGGATTGCTGGCTGTATTCTTTTGCCTTGCTGTTATAGGGCTCTTCTCATACCTGAGGAATGCTGGTTCCGTTACCAGTGAGCATCTCTATACCGCGATGAGCATTTATCTGTTGCTCGGGATGGCCTGGTTCGCTGTTTACTGCGCGATGGATGTCGTCTACCCCGGCTCCTTTGGGCATCCCAACAACACCGTTTCCGATCGTCAGAGCGAGTTGTTGTACTTCAGCCTGATCACTCTTTCAACCGTCGGTTACGGCGATGTGGTTCCGCTTCAGAGCGAGGCACGGATGCTGGCTGCACTGGAAGGCATCACGGGTGTTCTCTATGTCGCGATCACCGTTGCGATATTAGTCAGTGCTTACCGGCGTCAGAATTCATCCGATCAGGCATAGCGGCATACCCTCCCCGTGAGTGTACGCATCCCTTGCTTTACGATAAAATTCAAAGAACAGGCCGACGTAGCTCAGTTGGTAGAGCAGCCGATTCGTAATCGGCAGGTCACCGGTTCAAGTCCGGTCGTCGGCTCCAAGCCCTTCTAAATCAATGCCTTTTTAAGCGTATAAAGAGTATTCCGCACGCTATTTCTTCACACCCTTAGTGTCCCTTCCACCCTGGTGTAGCACCAAGTGTGTGACCTCACCTTTATCGTTCTTGAAAAATTCGATCCGTGCATCCACCACTTTCAGGAAGAACTCGGTCTCGGATTCTGCGAAGATCGGGAACTTGGGCTGATTCGTAGCCTGCTCCATCAATTGATTGCCTTCGAGGGTAATCACCATGCTGAACGTCGGCGCTAGTTCATAGGTGCCGACATACTTGGCAAGGACGGCCGAAGGCACAGTGACTTCTTTGCGCTCCGAAGGCAGTACGACCTTTTCGCCGTGAACAACCGCCGCGAGCTTTGCAGCAATATCTCCCGGTGCACCCCCATTAAGATTTCCAAGCACCACGACAGTCAATTTCTCATCTGGATAGTAAGCGAGTTCGGTATTGAATCCCTCGATGCCGCCGCCATGGTCAATCTCTTTGTGCCCGTTCACGCTTCGCACCATGAGCCCGCATGCATAGTTCTCTTTAAAGGGCGTGGTCATTTTCTTCAATGACACAGCAGAAAGAAGCTTACCCCCGAACAGCCCTTCTTCCCAGCGCAGCAAATCGTGAGTCGTGGAGTAGAGAGCACCCGCCGAAAAAGGAATGCTCATATCAATGTAGCCCGCTTTCTCCGGACCGTTCGTTCCAGGGGAGTAGCCGTAGGCGCGATGCAGAATGATTGCGGTATTCGAGTCGTACCCGGAATCGTTCATGCCCAGCGGCTTGAAGATGTTCTCTTCAACGAAGTCCTTGTAGCTCTTGCCGCTGATCTTTTCGATTAAGTATCCCAGAAGCACATATCCGGAGTTGCTGTAGTTCCACTTTTCTCCCGGCTGGAACTCCAGAGGTTTGTCGCGAAAACGGGCGACCAGTTTCTCAGGCGTAGTCGGCGTGGCCTCACTCGAGTGATAGTCCGGAAAGCCAGTGAAGCTCGGAATTCCGGAAGTATGCGTCAACAGGTTGTAGATCGTGATTTTGTCCCAAGCCGGTGGCGCATCGGGCATGTACTTCTTCACCGGATCCTCAGTTTTCAGCTTGCCGCGTTCCTCAAGCAGCAAAATGGAAGCGGCAGTGAACTGTTTTGTGATGGATCCCAGCCTGAATTTCGCTTCCGGTGAGTCCGGTATTTGCCACTCCAGATTGGCGTAACCATAGCCTTTGTCGAGAAGCATCTGTCCATCCCGCGCCACAAGAACGGATCCCATAAACTGCTTGCCCGTTACATAAGACTGCACAACCTGGTCCATGCGCCCCGCACTGTCCTCCGCGCGCGGAGCCGTGCAGCCAATCCAAAGAATCAAAACAGGCGCGATGCGACCGAACAGGCGTCGATATATTTCCATGCTCACTCCTGGGCCTTGCCAAACGGCGTGAGAAGAATACCGTACCGACCATCCCTTCGTTGCGCGACAGGCTTCTAGGGTCGCTCAGGCCATGATTGCTTTGGATATCGCCGCATCAGCTCGCGGCGAACCTGGGGATAGAGCCTTTCCCAAAATCCGGCCAGATCCGTGGTGGTCTGCACCGGTCGATGATTCGGCGCAAGCAGGTGAACGACCACCGGTGTATGGGCTTGCCCGATTCGCAGAGTTTCTCGCATGCCGAAGAAGTCCTGCAATCGCGAAGCAATCCAGGGTGCCTTGCCGCGTTCGTAGTGAATCTTCGCTTGCCGTCCACTCTGCAATCGCAGCGATTCGGGCGCGATCTGATTGAGTTGACGGACACCGACCTTCCGCTCCAGCATTTGGATGAAGGTTTGTGATGCGGTTCTCAGTTCCGCAAAGCTCAGCAATCCAACGCACAACTCCCGAAGCGTTTGCAGTACATCCGGCGGCTCAAGACCGGCAAACTCAACCCGCGACAAGAAGAGATCAAGCTTGTCTTGATCGACAAAGCGTCCCATCCCCGCTTCGATCGCCTTCTGTGCCAGCAATTCGGCAGCCACTTCGGGCGCAGGCGCGGCGCCGCGCGATTCCTGAATCACTAAATCGTCATAGAGCAGCATGCTTACGGCATCCACCCGCTCCGCCGACCGATTCCATACGACGCCGGATTGCTCTCGCACGCGATCCGGAAACAAATCGATCAACCACTCCGGCTCGATGCGTGCTGTCATGCGGACCAATGGCAGAGGCTTATCACTGCGGTCTTCGGCATCAACAGCCACCATAAACTCATAGCGAGGAGGCTGGCCCTTCACCTCAGCCGATGCCCCTGACGAGAGCAGTAACTGATTCCCCGTTCGCAGTCGCGCCACACGGTCTGGAAAGCCTGTCAGCACAGACTTGAGTAGAGCATCCTCATCATGATGTTGGCGTCGAGACGGTCGCGCAATTCTGCGTAGTTGTTCAAGAGGCTGCTCCAGTCGAGGATCCCGACCCTGATCCCGACCCTGATCCATGGCAGAGAGAAGATCGTTGCTCCCCGGCTCGATGCCTGCCGAGAGCAGCGCTGCAACCACGCAGCCGTCCTCCCCCACACCTCGTTTCTGCGCATCGATCACAAGCCGCGACAACCGCGGAGACACCGGAAGGCGCGCCAACTGCCGCACCATATCTCCAGTGGCTCCAAGGCGATCCAGAAGTGAACCGGCGCTTTCCATCGCGCCGTCGGGCGGCGCATCCAGCCATCGCACATCTTTTACCGGATCAATCTGCATCGCGCGCATCGTCAGGCAGAGCTGCGACAGATCGCTGCGCAAAATTTCCGGCGTATCGTGCTCCGCCCGTAATTGGTAATCCTCTTTAGTGTAAAGGCGCAACACGCGCCCGGGTCCGGTGCGCCCGGCTCGTCCCGCTCTCTGCGTTGCAGAAGCCTTGCTCACTCGTCCGACCTGCAGTGTCTGCAATCCGGTCCATCGCGACCAGGTCGCCATTCGAGCCAGACCGCTGTCAATGACAGCGCGTACTCCTTCAACCGTAATCGAGCTTTCCGCGACATTGGTCGCCAATATAAGTTTCCACTGCGATCCTGGCGTGACCGCACGGTCTTGTTCCTCTGGAGACAAACTGCCATGCAACGGCAGAATCACCAGGCCCGCTCGTCGCGCACTCTCTTCACACTCGCGCATTGCCCGGTAAATCTCAGCAGCGCCGGGGAGAAATGCCAAAATATCCCCGGAGTTTTCACGCGCGATCAGCTTTTCCACTGCATCCCGCACCTGCATTTCAAGAGGCTTTGGGGAATAGGGCAAGTGCTCGATCGAAAGCTCAAACAAATTTCCCTTGGATCGTATGATCGGGCAGTCATCAAGATAATGAGCGACCGATGCGGCCTCGAGCGTTGCTGACATGACCACGATGCGCAGATCAGGCCGCCTGCCTTGCAGCAGCTTCAATAAGGCGAGAGCGAGATCGCTTTCGAGATGGCGTTCGTGAAACTCATCTAGTACTACGGCCGCG
This genomic window contains:
- the hrpB gene encoding ATP-dependent helicase HrpB, whose protein sequence is MSRKLVLPVDEILPTILSSLKRSPNLVIEASPGAGKTTRIPPEMLKLVDGEVMVLEPRRIAARMAARRVASEMGERIGETIGYQVRFDEVAGPRTRLRFVTEGVLTRRLISDPNLKGVAAVVLDEFHERHLESDLALALLKLLQGRRPDLRIVVMSATLEAASVAHYLDDCPIIRSKGNLFELSIEHLPYSPKPLEMQVRDAVEKLIARENSGDILAFLPGAAEIYRAMRECEESARRAGLVILPLHGSLSPEEQDRAVTPGSQWKLILATNVAESSITVEGVRAVIDSGLARMATWSRWTGLQTLQVGRVSKASATQRAGRAGRTGPGRVLRLYTKEDYQLRAEHDTPEILRSDLSQLCLTMRAMQIDPVKDVRWLDAPPDGAMESAGSLLDRLGATGDMVRQLARLPVSPRLSRLVIDAQKRGVGEDGCVVAALLSAGIEPGSNDLLSAMDQGRDQGRDPRLEQPLEQLRRIARPSRRQHHDEDALLKSVLTGFPDRVARLRTGNQLLLSSGASAEVKGQPPRYEFMVAVDAEDRSDKPLPLVRMTARIEPEWLIDLFPDRVREQSGVVWNRSAERVDAVSMLLYDDLVIQESRGAAPAPEVAAELLAQKAIEAGMGRFVDQDKLDLFLSRVEFAGLEPPDVLQTLRELCVGLLSFAELRTASQTFIQMLERKVGVRQLNQIAPESLRLQSGRQAKIHYERGKAPWIASRLQDFFGMRETLRIGQAHTPVVVHLLAPNHRPVQTTTDLAGFWERLYPQVRRELMRRYPKQSWPERP
- a CDS encoding DUF6599 family protein, whose product is MFRRLFSIAVLAAVSTCNCAAGPPGVPFPPDKLPPPPILPADFAGWRQAVAPQRSTAPEAADQANAAVLHEYGFAEFAAANYTQPDNKLNVRAIRFQDATGAYGAFTFYRRPGMLKEDIGSDGAFDGAHVLFWTGTIVIDATFDHLTAMSAAQLRELANDLPKTSGPTSVAPPLPKYLPITSLNPNTVHYAVGPVAYARSGGVLPPNVIDFDREAEAVTANYTTQSSDGTLTLLMYPTPQMAIHQQQTIQTLLKTGNSPQAAWPQALADSNEASLLVRRSGPLIAITSGSFSVDEARKLLNSINYSADITWNHPEGYVSEASKTARLLLGIAYLTGILGAAAIILGLFFGGGRAALRRLRGKPISTLNDEEFISLKLR
- a CDS encoding potassium channel family protein, which encodes MFLSALMFVPVILSTVKLSQTKRWMRVSVLLMLGVLALGVASVIWPNRTLLGIKWGLLAVFFCLAVIGLFSYLRNAGSVTSEHLYTAMSIYLLLGMAWFAVYCAMDVVYPGSFGHPNNTVSDRQSELLYFSLITLSTVGYGDVVPLQSEARMLAALEGITGVLYVAITVAILVSAYRRQNSSDQA
- a CDS encoding serine hydrolase, whose product is MEIYRRLFGRIAPVLILWIGCTAPRAEDSAGRMDQVVQSYVTGKQFMGSVLVARDGQMLLDKGYGYANLEWQIPDSPEAKFRLGSITKQFTAASILLLEERGKLKTEDPVKKYMPDAPPAWDKITIYNLLTHTSGIPSFTGFPDYHSSEATPTTPEKLVARFRDKPLEFQPGEKWNYSNSGYVLLGYLIEKISGKSYKDFVEENIFKPLGMNDSGYDSNTAIILHRAYGYSPGTNGPEKAGYIDMSIPFSAGALYSTTHDLLRWEEGLFGGKLLSAVSLKKMTTPFKENYACGLMVRSVNGHKEIDHGGGIEGFNTELAYYPDEKLTVVVLGNLNGGAPGDIAAKLAAVVHGEKVVLPSERKEVTVPSAVLAKYVGTYELAPTFSMVITLEGNQLMEQATNQPKFPIFAESETEFFLKVVDARIEFFKNDKGEVTHLVLHQGGRDTKGVKK